From Phaeocystidibacter marisrubri, the proteins below share one genomic window:
- the miaB gene encoding tRNA (N6-isopentenyl adenosine(37)-C2)-methylthiotransferase MiaB: MMQENNLEEKTMDEGRQGEALIIEGQTNGKRKLYIESYGCQMNFSDSEIVASILDKQGYETTGNMEEADLVLLNTCSIRDKAEQTVRNRLANFNTIKKERPDMRIGVLGCMAERVKSKLLDEEKLVDLVVGPDAYRDLPNLLEELDEGRKAVNVILSKEETYDNIEPVRLGGNGITAFISIMRGCDNMCTFCVVPFTRGRERSRDPQTILEEVIDLRDRGYKEITLLGQNVDSYLWYGGGLKKDFDKASDMAKATAVSFADLLGKVAETAPEMRIRFSTSNPQDMTDDVLHAIAKYDNICNYIHLPFQSGSSRVLELMNRGHTREQYLDLIRRVRTIIPDCGISHDIIAGFPTETEEDHQETLSLMKEVQFDFGYMFFYSERPNTYAERKMEDDVPLEVKKRRLREIIEQQNRDGQARMERFVGTEQVVLVEGFSKKSDQDLFGRNDQNSVVVFPKEDYRAGDLVRVKVNSCTSATMIGEAIELVRR; the protein is encoded by the coding sequence ATGATGCAAGAAAACAACCTCGAAGAAAAGACCATGGATGAGGGTCGCCAAGGCGAAGCACTCATTATCGAGGGACAAACGAACGGCAAGCGCAAACTCTACATTGAGAGCTACGGTTGCCAAATGAATTTTTCAGATTCTGAAATCGTTGCTTCTATTTTAGATAAGCAAGGATATGAGACGACTGGGAATATGGAGGAAGCAGACCTCGTTTTGCTGAATACGTGTTCCATTCGAGATAAAGCAGAGCAAACGGTGAGAAATCGCCTCGCGAACTTCAATACCATTAAGAAGGAACGTCCAGATATGCGCATTGGCGTGTTGGGCTGTATGGCTGAGCGCGTGAAAAGCAAACTATTGGATGAAGAGAAGTTGGTAGACCTTGTTGTTGGGCCAGATGCCTACCGCGATTTACCAAACCTCTTGGAAGAGTTGGACGAAGGTCGCAAAGCGGTGAACGTGATTCTTTCTAAAGAAGAAACCTACGACAACATCGAGCCAGTGCGCTTGGGTGGAAATGGGATTACGGCCTTCATCTCTATTATGAGAGGTTGTGATAACATGTGTACCTTCTGTGTGGTTCCTTTTACTCGTGGTAGAGAACGCAGTCGCGATCCTCAAACTATTTTGGAAGAGGTGATTGATCTTAGAGATAGAGGGTACAAAGAGATTACACTCCTCGGACAAAATGTGGACTCCTATTTATGGTATGGAGGAGGCTTGAAGAAGGATTTCGACAAGGCTTCAGACATGGCGAAGGCTACGGCCGTTTCTTTCGCCGACTTACTGGGTAAGGTGGCAGAAACAGCTCCTGAAATGAGAATTCGATTCTCTACCAGTAATCCACAAGATATGACGGATGACGTTTTGCACGCCATTGCGAAATACGACAACATCTGTAATTACATTCACTTGCCTTTCCAGTCGGGAAGTTCACGTGTATTGGAATTGATGAACCGCGGACATACACGCGAGCAATATCTCGATTTGATTCGTCGCGTGCGCACTATCATTCCTGACTGTGGGATTTCTCACGATATCATCGCTGGTTTCCCAACCGAAACGGAAGAAGATCACCAAGAGACGTTGAGCTTGATGAAGGAAGTTCAATTCGATTTTGGTTACATGTTCTTCTACAGCGAACGTCCAAACACTTATGCGGAGCGCAAGATGGAAGATGATGTTCCACTGGAGGTGAAGAAACGTCGCCTTCGCGAAATCATCGAACAACAAAATCGCGATGGACAGGCTCGTATGGAGCGTTTTGTAGGAACCGAACAGGTCGTTTTGGTGGAGGGGTTTTCGAAGAAATCAGACCAAGACCTATTTGGTAGAAATGACCAGAACAGTGTAGTTGTATTTCCAAAAGAAGATTACCGCGCTGGAGATTTGGTGAGAGTTAAAGTAAATTCATGCACCTCAGCAACCATGATTGGTGAGGCGATTGAACTCGTTCGTAGATGA
- the topA gene encoding type I DNA topoisomerase, which yields MSKNLVIVESPAKAKTIEKILGKEFKVESSFGHIRDLVSKGMGVEIENNFKPIYEVSKEKRDVVKKLKKMAKEAETVWLASDEDREGEAIAWHLAEALDLDPKTTNRIVFHEITKTAIVRAVENPRRIDTNLVNAQQARRILDRLVGFELSPVLWKKVRRGLSAGRVQSVSVRLIVEREREIRNFETKNSFRVVAQMKNNNGDIFQAELNHRFEKEEEAMAFLETCKTADMSIVNLETKPAKRTPAPPFTTSTLQQEASRKLSFSVSQTMSVAQRLYESGMITYMRTDSVNLSQDALSAAQAEISSYYGEEYSHTRQYSNKNKGAQEAHEAIRPTSMANHAAGADRQQKRLYDLIWKRTIASQMADAKLERTTAHIEVNGAVYQFVAKGEVIQFDGFLRAYLEGTDDEEVEEKNMLPRLTLNEKLSAESITATERFTKHPPRFTEASLVKKLEELGIGRPSTYAPTISTIQKRGYVEKSDLEGELRDYQQLTLENGTIEVVTNQERTGADKGKMIPTDIGMVVNDFLVEHFDSVMDYHFTANVENEFDRIAEGNEEWVEMLNQFYGQFHAKIEDAAGAERASGERLLGQHPDSGKPIYAKVGRYGPMVQMGDADDEEKPQFASIPKDMHIDSIELNDALELFKLPRVVGEYKDKPIKAAIGRFGPYVQHEKTYASLKDDLNPLTVDLETAIQLIEEKREQQANRNIKELVDGETKIEVLNGPYGPYLKSGKRNFRIPKGTDAAAITLEEAKEIIAAAGEKKPAKKKAPKKKK from the coding sequence ATGTCCAAAAATCTCGTAATAGTTGAGTCACCTGCCAAGGCAAAGACCATTGAAAAAATCCTGGGAAAGGAATTTAAAGTGGAGTCGAGTTTTGGCCATATACGAGACCTCGTTTCGAAGGGAATGGGTGTTGAGATTGAAAATAACTTCAAGCCGATCTACGAAGTTTCCAAAGAGAAACGCGATGTAGTGAAGAAGTTAAAGAAAATGGCAAAGGAAGCAGAAACCGTATGGCTCGCTTCCGATGAAGACCGCGAAGGGGAAGCTATTGCATGGCACCTAGCGGAAGCTCTAGACCTCGACCCAAAAACCACCAATCGAATTGTATTCCACGAAATCACCAAGACAGCGATTGTACGTGCGGTAGAAAACCCTCGTAGAATTGACACCAACTTGGTCAACGCTCAACAAGCGCGTCGAATTCTTGATCGCTTGGTGGGGTTTGAACTATCTCCAGTCCTTTGGAAAAAGGTTCGCCGAGGCTTGAGTGCTGGTAGAGTTCAGAGTGTGAGTGTTCGTCTCATTGTAGAGCGCGAACGCGAAATCAGAAACTTTGAGACCAAGAACAGTTTCCGGGTAGTTGCTCAGATGAAGAACAACAACGGCGACATCTTCCAAGCGGAACTCAACCACCGTTTTGAAAAAGAGGAAGAAGCCATGGCTTTCCTCGAAACGTGCAAAACGGCGGACATGAGCATCGTCAATTTAGAGACGAAACCCGCCAAACGCACTCCCGCACCACCGTTCACTACATCTACCCTTCAACAAGAAGCGAGTAGAAAATTGAGTTTCTCTGTGAGTCAGACGATGTCGGTTGCCCAACGCTTGTACGAAAGTGGTATGATCACCTACATGCGAACCGACAGTGTGAACCTATCTCAAGATGCATTGAGCGCCGCGCAAGCTGAAATCTCTTCCTACTACGGAGAAGAATACAGCCACACGCGTCAATACAGCAATAAAAACAAAGGAGCTCAAGAAGCACACGAAGCCATCCGCCCAACCAGCATGGCCAATCACGCCGCCGGAGCCGATCGTCAACAAAAGAGATTGTACGATCTCATTTGGAAGAGAACCATCGCCTCACAAATGGCCGATGCCAAATTGGAACGAACCACCGCGCACATCGAAGTGAATGGAGCCGTTTACCAATTCGTTGCAAAGGGAGAGGTGATTCAATTTGACGGATTCCTTCGTGCCTATTTAGAAGGTACAGACGACGAAGAAGTTGAAGAAAAGAACATGCTCCCGCGTTTAACACTCAACGAGAAACTATCCGCAGAGAGCATCACAGCTACCGAAAGATTCACCAAGCACCCTCCTCGTTTTACAGAAGCGAGTTTGGTAAAGAAACTCGAAGAATTGGGGATTGGTCGTCCTTCTACCTACGCACCTACCATCTCTACCATTCAAAAGAGAGGGTATGTAGAAAAGTCGGACTTAGAAGGCGAGCTTCGCGATTATCAGCAACTCACTCTTGAGAATGGTACTATTGAAGTGGTGACTAACCAAGAGCGAACAGGTGCAGATAAGGGCAAGATGATTCCAACCGATATTGGCATGGTGGTGAACGACTTCCTTGTAGAGCACTTCGACTCTGTGATGGACTACCATTTTACGGCCAATGTTGAAAATGAATTTGACCGCATTGCAGAAGGCAATGAAGAATGGGTTGAAATGCTCAATCAATTCTATGGACAATTTCACGCCAAGATTGAAGATGCGGCGGGAGCCGAACGTGCAAGCGGAGAAAGATTGCTCGGGCAGCACCCTGACTCAGGCAAACCTATCTACGCCAAAGTAGGCCGTTATGGCCCCATGGTTCAAATGGGCGACGCCGACGATGAAGAGAAACCGCAGTTCGCCTCGATCCCAAAAGACATGCACATCGATTCTATCGAATTGAACGATGCCCTCGAGCTCTTTAAACTTCCTCGAGTAGTTGGTGAATACAAGGATAAGCCGATCAAAGCTGCCATTGGACGATTTGGCCCATACGTTCAGCACGAAAAGACGTATGCTTCACTCAAAGACGATCTCAATCCACTAACTGTTGATTTGGAAACGGCGATTCAGCTGATTGAAGAGAAGCGCGAACAACAGGCCAACCGAAACATCAAGGAGCTTGTAGACGGAGAGACCAAGATTGAAGTACTGAATGGACCTTATGGCCCGTACCTCAAGAGTGGCAAACGCAACTTCAGAATTCCGAAAGGCACTGATGCCGCAGCCATCACTTTAGAAGAAGCAAAAGAGATCATTGCAGCAGCGGGCGAAAAGAAACCAGCGAAGAAAAAAGCTCCTAAAAAGAAAAAATAG